From the Hylaeus volcanicus isolate JK05 chromosome 4, UHH_iyHylVolc1.0_haploid, whole genome shotgun sequence genome, one window contains:
- the LOC128874629 gene encoding cysteine--tRNA ligase, cytoplasmic, with product MTKRLQSPWVPPQRKNPVVLKLYNSLTRDKEVFVPQFGNRILWYSCGPTVYDASHMGHARSYISFDILRRILSDYFGYNILYVMNITDIDDKIIKRARQNYLYEKYVEEIRSLDETLDDAKSVMSTFEETVKTTNDLDKKCMLQKMLSNVEQAIGNLENSVKLKDEVKIKESQELLLKEARDPLADWLDKKKGSTVTEHSIFNKLSQHWELEFHKDMDALNVLRPNVLTRVSEYVPEIVAFIQKIIENGLAYESNGSVYFDVATFDKQDKHYYAKLVPEAYGDMSSLQEGEGDLSTSETSEKRSSTDFALWKHSKEGEPWWESPWGNGRPGWHIECSVMASIICGESLDIHTGGVDLKFPHHDNELAQSEAYFNNSNWVRYFLHSGHLTIAGCKMSKSLKNFITIQDALKKHSARQLRLAFLLHSWKDTLDYSENTMSMAVQYEKFLNEFFLNVKCKIRSLGTETNIDTFTKWRNSEMELNTKFCNAKDSVHNALCDNIDTRSALDAIRDLVTHCNIYMNQSKQPNTLLLRDVAVYITKMFTIFGAISSSHDTIGFPIDDKIANANVEDIVMPYLEILANFRQKVRDQAKTLKASSILEECDKLRDDILPNIGVRLEDTTEESCKVKLVNKEEVLKEKECKQKLELEKSLEKEKRKAEATAAAAAKEEQRKIPPTEMFKLEKDKYSQFDSNGIPTHDVDGKEISKGQMKKLQKLQQAQQKRYNEYVTSLEIGT from the exons atgacaaaaaggTTACAATCACCTTGGGTTCCACCGCAAAGAAAGAACCCTGTGGttcttaaattgtataatagttTAACAAGAGACAAAGAAGTATTTGTTCCTCAATTTGGAAATCGTATATTGTGGTACAGTTGTGGACCCACTGTGTACGATGCATCACATATGGGACATGCCAG aTCATATATATCTTTTGATATATTAAGGCGTATTTTGTCTGATTATTTtggatataatattttatatgtaatgaATATTACCGATATAGATGATAAGATTATAAAGAGAGCTAGGCAAAACTATTTGTATGAGAAATATGTAGAAGAGATTCGTAGTCTAGATGAAACTCTGGATGATGCAAAAAGTGTGATGTCTACCTTTGAAGAAACAGTAAAGACTACGAACGACTTGGACAAGAAATGTATGCTACAAAAAATGTTGAGTAATGTAGAACAGGCAATTggaaatcttgaaaattcagTGAAACTTAAagatgaagttaaaattaaagaatccCAAGAA TTGCTATTAAAAGAAGCACGAGATCCTTTGGCAGATTGGTTAGACAAGAAGAAGGGAAGTACGGTCACGGAACactcgatatttaataaactgtCACAACATTGGGAGTTAGAGTTCCATAAAGATATGGATGCTTTAAAT GTATTAAGGCCAAATGTTTTGACAAGGGTTAGCGAATATGTTCCTGAGATAGTAGCAttcattcaaaaaattatagaaaatggACTTGCATATGAGAGCAACGGTTCAGTATACTTTGATGTTGCTACCTTTGATAAGCAAGACAAACATTATTATGCTAAACTTGTTCCTGAAGCATACGGCGATATGTCAAGTTTACAAGAAGGAGAAG GAGACTTGAGTACCTCTGAGACATCTGAAAAGAGGTCATCAACGGATTTTGCGCTGTGGAAACATTCGAAAGAGGGAGAGCCATGGTGGGAAAGTCCTTGGGGTAATGGACGACCTGGTTGGCATATAGAGTGTTCGGTTATGGCATCTATAATTTGTGGAGAAAGTTTAGATATTCACACTGGAGGAGTAGATTTAAAGTTTCCACATCATGATAATGAATTAGCTCAATCAGAAGCatactttaataattctaattggGTTAGATATTTTCTGCATTCCGGTCATCTGACCATAGCAGGCTGCAAAATGtcaaaatcattgaaaaatttcattactataCAAGATGCGCTGAAAAAACATTCAGCAAGACAGCTTAGGCTTGCATTTCTTTTGCATTCGTGGAAGGATACATTAGATTATAGTGAAAATACCATGAGTATGGCTGTTCAATatgaaaagtttttaaat gaattctttttaaacgtaaaatgtaaaattagaTCTTTGGGTACAGAAACAAATATCGATACCTTTACTAAATGGAGAAATTCcgaaatggaattaaatacaaagttcTGTAATGCTAAGGACTCTGTACACAATGCATTATGCG ATAATATCGATACAAGAAGTGCTCTTGATGCAATTCGCGATCTTGTGACGCACTGTAACATTTATATGAACCAAAGTAAACAACCAAACACATTATTACTCAGAGATGTTGCAGTTTACATTACGAAAATGTTTACTATATTTGGTGCAATATCATCTTCGCATGATACCATTGGTTTTCCAATAGATGATAAGATTGCAAATGCGAAT GTTGAAGATATCGTTATGCCGTATCTTGAGATTTTGGCAAATTTCCGACAAAAAGTAAGAGATCAAGCTAAGACACTGAAAGCCAGCAGTATTCTCGAGGAATGTGATAAATTACGCGAcgacattttaccaaatattGGAGTGCGGTTGGAGGATACTACCGAAGAATCCTGCAAAGTTAAACTAGTGAACAAAGAAGAAgttttaaaggaaaaagaatgCAAACAGAAACTTGAACTCGAAAAGTCGCTGGAGAAAGAAAAGCGGAAGGCGGAAGCCACAGCGGCAGCTGCAGCGAAAgaagaacaaagaaaaattcctcCCACCGAGATGTTTAAACTAGAGAAGGATAAATATTCTCAATTCGATAGCAAT GGTATACCGACGCACGATGTTGATGGTAAAGAGATTAGCAAGGGACAAATGAAGAAGCTGCAAAAACTGCAACAAGCACAACAAAAAAGATACAACGAATACGTTACTTCCCTGGAAATCGGCACATAA